The DNA window TATTTCCTTATAGTCAATTTTTTTATTACTTTCATTATTAACAGAATCATTGTTTTCCATAATACAAACTCCTGTCTATATAGCAAAAGGTGAGGTATACCCCCACCTTTTATTCTATATTGAATATAAATATTAAGCTTTACCGTCGCAACCCAATACATTGATAAGTTTGTGTTTAACAACGTCTTTAATAGCTGCTCTAGCTGGTGAAAGATATTGTCTTGGGTCAAAGTGTGATGGATTTTCAGCAAAGTACTTTCTGATGCTTCCTGTTAAAGCAAGTCTTAAGTCAGAGTCAATGTTTATCTTACAAACTGCCATTTTAGCAGCTTGTCTTAACATTTCTTCAGGAACACCCTTTGCACCAGGCATATTACCGCCGAATTTGTTGATCATTTCAACATATTCAGGCATAACTGATGATGCTCCGTGTAATACGATTGGGAAACCTGGAAGTCTCTTTTGAACTTCTTCCAATATATCAAATCTTAATCTTGCTTCACCTTTGAATTTGAATGCTCCATGGCTTGTTCCGATTGCTATTGCCAAAGAGTCAACGCCTGTCTTTTCAACGAATTCTTGAACCTGATCAGGATCTGTAAATGCTGCATCTGCATCAGATACGTTAACTGCATCTTCGATACCTGCAAGTCTTCCAAGTTCACCTTCAACAGTAACGCCTTTATCATGTGCATATTCAACAACCTGTTTTGTCAATTTGATGTTGTCTTCGAATGAATGATGTGAACCATCTATCATAACTGATGTAAATCCACCATCTATACATGATTTACAGAGTTCAAATGTATCACCATGGTCAAGGTGTACACAGATTGGAAGACCAGTTTCTATTATAGCTGCATCAATAAGTTTCATTAAGTATGTATGATTTGCATACTTTCTAGCTCCTGCTGAAACTTGAAGAATTAATGGAGCATTAACTTCCTTTGCTGCTTCAGTTATTCCCTGAACTATTTCCATGTTGTTAACATTGAATGCACCTATAGCGTATCCGCCTTCGTATGCCTTTTTAAACATTTCTTTACTTGTAACTAATGGCATTTTCTCCACTCCTTATATTTAATTTAGTTAATAAACAAATCTTGTTAGATTTTTATCATTATAATTTTATCAGATTCAAATTGAAAATCAAGGTATAATTAAAAATTAATTGATAATATTTTATCAAGGATAATTGCATTTCATGCTAAATTGTGTTATATTTTTATTTGATTTTGTTTTGACCATGTTGTTTTTGGTAACAATATATTTTGGTCTAATCGATAACTTATTTATATATTTCAAGGAGGTTATATTATGAGCCGTTTGGAAGGAGCATGTATGTTCGGCCAGTCAGGTGGCCCTACATCAGTTATTAACGCTAGTGCTGCTGGAGTTATCCAGGAAGCATTAAAGCAAGATTGCATTACAGCTGTTTATGGAGCAGCACATGGAATTAAAGGTGTTTTAGATGAACAATTCTATGACATGAGCAAAGAAGATTCCTATGAATTGGATTTAATGAAGACTACACCATCATCCGCTTTAGGTTCAGTTAGATACAAACTTAAGAGTGCTGATGTAGATGAGACAGATTATAAGAGACTTTTAGAAGTATTCAAAAAATACAACATCAGATATTTCTTCTACAATGGTGGAAACGACTCCATGGACACTTGCAACAAAGTAAGCAAGTACATGCAGAAGGTTGGCTACGAATGTAGAGTTATGGGTGTTCCAAAGACTATCGACAACGACCTTTTTGGAACAGACCACTGTCCAGGTTACGGTAGCGCTGCAAAATACATAGCTACATCAACTATGGAAGTATACCATGATGCAAGAGTTTATGACACAGGAATGGTAACAGTTCTTGAAGTTATGGGTAGAAACGCTGGTTGGCTTACTGCAGCTTCAGCTTTAGCTGCTCACAAAGGAAATGGACCGGATTTGATCTATTTGCCTGAACTTCCTTTCAGTATTGAGAAGTTCCTTGAAGATACAAGCAAGGTATATAAACAAAACGGTAAAGTTATCGTTGCTGTTTCTGAAGGCTGTAAAGACGAGCAAGGCAGATATATTGCAGAAATGGGTTCAAACCTTGCAAAAGATTCCTTCGGTCATGCTCAACTTGGCGGTGCTGCATCAATACTTGCAAACGTTGCTAAAGAAAAGCTCGGAACAAAAGTTAGAGGAATCGAGTTCAGCTTGCTTCAAAGATGTGCTGCTCACGTTGGTTCATTAACAGACGTTAACGAAGCTTACATGGCAGGCCAGATGGCAGTTAAGCATGCTGTTGAAGGTATGACAGATTACATGGTAGCATTTGAAAGAGCTGCTGGTACTGAATATAAATGCACTACCAAGCTAATCAACCTTACAGATGTTGCAAATACTGAAAAGACTATTCCAAGAGAATGGATCAACAAGGAAGGAAACGGCTTGACACAAGACTTCATCAACTATGCGCTTCCTTTAATCCAGGGTGAATCCAAGCCAGTATTGGAAGATGGACTTCCTAGATTTACAAAGTTAAAGAAAGTTCTTGCTAAGAAATAATATTAAGAATAATAAAGGTTAGCTATGGTATAAAGCCATAGCTAATTTTTTTGGTCAATTTGGGATAGGTTTTTTAGTTGACAAAAAGAAAAACAAAAACTATACTACTCATAGAGGTTATTCAATAGCCTTTATGACAATTTTCCGTTAATATGGATCATATGACTGGCGGAAGTGGATTTTACCACAGGGAGTATGATTCTTAATTTTACCGACCGCCTGGGTAGCTAAAAGTACTCAGGTGGTTTTTGTTTGGAGAATTTTTGTAGTATTTTTTTCTAGTATCAAGTTAAACTGAATATTCCCGGGATTTTGTTTTATTAGTTTTTATTAAGGGTAAGAATAAAGTAATATTGTAGCTTTTATAGAAATCAAATTTAAGAATATATAGCTTTGCCTCGTAGAATTATTTATACTGCATTCGAGGTCAGACCAAGCCTAAGGAGGTTTTTAATATGGATCAAAAAGCTTGGAACGGATTTGTATCTGGAAACTGGGAAAACAACATAGATGTAAGAGATTTTATTGTAAAAAACTATACCCCTTATGATGGTACAGAAGAATTTCTTGTAGATTCAAGCATCAAGACAAAAAAATTATGGAGCAAATGCAAGAAACTCCTCAATGATGAACGTCTTAAGGACGGTGTATTAAATGTAGATACAAAGACTATATCCGGTATTACAAGCCATGCACCTGGATACATTGACGAAAAGTATGAGGTTATTAAGGGTCTTCAGACAGACAAACCTCTTAAAAGAGCTGTTCTGCCATATGGTGGAATTAGAATGGCCAAACAGGCCTGCGAGAAGTACAACTATAAACTGTCGCCTAAAATTGAAAATATATTTGAGAACTATCGTAAAACTCATAATGAAGGCGTCTTCAATGCATATACTCCAGAAATGAGAAAAGCACGAAAATGTGGCGTTATAACAGGCCTTCCTGACGCATACGGACGCGGAAGAATAATAGGAGATTACAGGCGAGTTGCACTTTATGGTGTAAATGCACTTATTGAAGAAAAGAAAAAGGATCTAAACATCCTTCTAAATAAGAGCATGAATGAAGAAACTATCAGATTAAGAGAGGAAGTAACCGAACAAATCAATTCATTGAACGACCTTATTGAAATGGCAAAAACCTACGGTTTTGATGTATCAAGACCTGCAGAAAATGCACTTGAAGCTGTTCAATGGACTTACTTAGCTTTTCTAGGTGCTATGAAGGAGACAAATGGAGCTGCCAATTCACTTGGAAGAGTTAGTACCTTCCTTGATATTTATATTGAAAGAGATATTAAAGCTGGTACACTTACTGAAGTAGAGGCCCAAGAACTTATCGACCAGTTTATAATCAAGTTGAGATTTATTCGTCACTTAAGAACACCTGACTATAATGAGCTCTTTGCGGGCGACCCTGTTTGGATTACAGAGTCTTTAGGCGGTATATGTGAAGATGGAAGGCATATGGTAACCAAAACATCCTTCCGATTACTTCAAACATTGCTCAATTTAGGTCCTTCACCTGAACCTAATATAACCATACTTTGGTCGCAGAAGCTGCCAATTGGTTTTAAAAGGTTTTGTGCAAAGGTTTCAATGGTTACGAGTGCCATACAATATGAAAATGACGATGTAATGAGACCACATTTTCACGATGATTACGGTATTTCCTGCTGTGTATCAGCAATGCGTGTAGGAAAAGACATGCAATACTTTGGCGCACGCTGTAACCTGCCAAAACTTTTACTACTTGCCCTAAACGGAGGGAAAGATGAAATATACGGCGAACAAGTGGCTCCTGAAT is part of the Acetivibrio cellulolyticus CD2 genome and encodes:
- the fba gene encoding class II fructose-1,6-bisphosphate aldolase, coding for MPLVTSKEMFKKAYEGGYAIGAFNVNNMEIVQGITEAAKEVNAPLILQVSAGARKYANHTYLMKLIDAAIIETGLPICVHLDHGDTFELCKSCIDGGFTSVMIDGSHHSFEDNIKLTKQVVEYAHDKGVTVEGELGRLAGIEDAVNVSDADAAFTDPDQVQEFVEKTGVDSLAIAIGTSHGAFKFKGEARLRFDILEEVQKRLPGFPIVLHGASSVMPEYVEMINKFGGNMPGAKGVPEEMLRQAAKMAVCKINIDSDLRLALTGSIRKYFAENPSHFDPRQYLSPARAAIKDVVKHKLINVLGCDGKA
- a CDS encoding 6-phosphofructokinase, with amino-acid sequence MSRLEGACMFGQSGGPTSVINASAAGVIQEALKQDCITAVYGAAHGIKGVLDEQFYDMSKEDSYELDLMKTTPSSALGSVRYKLKSADVDETDYKRLLEVFKKYNIRYFFYNGGNDSMDTCNKVSKYMQKVGYECRVMGVPKTIDNDLFGTDHCPGYGSAAKYIATSTMEVYHDARVYDTGMVTVLEVMGRNAGWLTAASALAAHKGNGPDLIYLPELPFSIEKFLEDTSKVYKQNGKVIVAVSEGCKDEQGRYIAEMGSNLAKDSFGHAQLGGAASILANVAKEKLGTKVRGIEFSLLQRCAAHVGSLTDVNEAYMAGQMAVKHAVEGMTDYMVAFERAAGTEYKCTTKLINLTDVANTEKTIPREWINKEGNGLTQDFINYALPLIQGESKPVLEDGLPRFTKLKKVLAKK
- the pflB gene encoding formate C-acetyltransferase, which gives rise to MDQKAWNGFVSGNWENNIDVRDFIVKNYTPYDGTEEFLVDSSIKTKKLWSKCKKLLNDERLKDGVLNVDTKTISGITSHAPGYIDEKYEVIKGLQTDKPLKRAVLPYGGIRMAKQACEKYNYKLSPKIENIFENYRKTHNEGVFNAYTPEMRKARKCGVITGLPDAYGRGRIIGDYRRVALYGVNALIEEKKKDLNILLNKSMNEETIRLREEVTEQINSLNDLIEMAKTYGFDVSRPAENALEAVQWTYLAFLGAMKETNGAANSLGRVSTFLDIYIERDIKAGTLTEVEAQELIDQFIIKLRFIRHLRTPDYNELFAGDPVWITESLGGICEDGRHMVTKTSFRLLQTLLNLGPSPEPNITILWSQKLPIGFKRFCAKVSMVTSAIQYENDDVMRPHFHDDYGISCCVSAMRVGKDMQYFGARCNLPKLLLLALNGGKDEIYGEQVAPEFEPYPDEYLDYDKVMSRFKEMQKWLTSLYVNTMNVIHYMHDKYAYERLMMALHDTDVNRLMAFGIAGLSVLVDSLSAIKYTYVRVIRDERGLITDFEIKGDYPQFGNDDDRVDSIATEVVKDFYNDLKENETYRNAVHTLSILTITSNVVYGKKTGSTPDGRKKGEPFAPGANPMHGRDKMGALAALNSLAKIPYEYCMDGISLTLTLVPRSLGRETNARMNNLVALLDGYFIQGGHHVNINVFERIVLEKAMEDPYNYPQLTIRVSGYAVNFIRLTKQQQLEVIARTFHNAM